The following are encoded together in the Streptomyces sp. NBC_00358 genome:
- a CDS encoding RNA-guided endonuclease InsQ/TnpB family protein, translating to MQLRYNFRISPTPGQCTALARAFGCVRVVYNDALRIREDAREAGLPSKRLTASKKTEPRAWLGEVSSVVLQQSLRDLDTAYKNFFDGLKGKRPRIGAPRFKSRRDNRQTIRFTANAGWKITPGGRLRLPKIGDIPVKWSRSLPSTPSTVTVAKDAAGRYFASFVVETDPAADLDRMPATADEVGIDLGLTYFAVLCDGRKVSAPKFFRRAERKLRKAQRNLARKTKGSNNRRKAVVKVARAHAHAANARRDFHHRLSTTIVRENQAVYVEDLAVKSLARTRLAKSVHDAGWSAFVSMLEYKTARYGRVFARVDRFFPSSRLCSACGFKDGPKPLNVPEWTCQGCGTVHDRDVNAAVNIRTEGRKVAAGQVETVNGSGAQVSPGSVPAPRDEAATRRDGQPTVVGILAL from the coding sequence ATGCAGCTCCGGTACAACTTCCGCATCAGCCCGACGCCGGGGCAGTGCACCGCGCTGGCCCGGGCGTTCGGCTGTGTGCGGGTGGTGTACAACGACGCCCTGCGAATCCGCGAGGATGCCCGCGAGGCCGGGCTGCCGTCCAAGCGGCTCACCGCGTCGAAGAAGACCGAGCCCCGGGCCTGGCTCGGCGAGGTGTCGTCGGTGGTCCTCCAGCAGTCCCTCCGGGACCTGGATACCGCGTACAAGAACTTCTTCGACGGTCTCAAGGGCAAGCGCCCTCGCATCGGCGCACCCCGCTTCAAGTCCAGGCGCGACAACCGGCAGACGATCCGCTTCACCGCCAACGCCGGCTGGAAGATCACACCAGGTGGCCGTCTGCGCCTGCCCAAGATCGGCGACATCCCGGTGAAATGGTCCCGGTCTCTGCCCTCCACGCCGTCCACGGTGACCGTGGCCAAGGACGCGGCGGGCCGGTACTTCGCGAGCTTTGTCGTGGAGACCGACCCGGCCGCCGACCTGGACCGCATGCCGGCGACCGCCGACGAGGTGGGCATCGACCTCGGCCTCACCTACTTCGCGGTCCTCTGCGACGGCCGCAAGGTGAGCGCGCCGAAGTTCTTCCGCCGCGCCGAGCGCAAGCTGAGGAAGGCGCAGCGGAACCTCGCCCGCAAAACGAAGGGCTCGAACAACCGCAGGAAAGCCGTCGTCAAGGTCGCCCGCGCTCACGCGCACGCGGCGAACGCACGCAGGGACTTCCACCACAGGCTGTCCACGACGATCGTCCGCGAGAACCAAGCGGTGTACGTCGAGGACCTCGCGGTGAAGAGTCTCGCCCGCACGCGCCTGGCCAAGTCGGTGCACGACGCCGGATGGTCGGCGTTCGTGAGCATGCTGGAGTACAAGACGGCACGGTACGGGCGGGTGTTCGCCCGCGTGGACCGGTTCTTCCCGTCCTCCCGGCTCTGCTCCGCCTGCGGCTTCAAGGACGGCCCCAAGCCGCTGAACGTCCCCGAGTGGACGTGTCAGGGCTGCGGGACGGTCCACGACCGCGACGTGAACGCCGCGGTCAACATCAGGACCGAAGGACGCAAGGTCGCCGCCGGACAGGTGGAGACCGTAAACGGCAGTGGAGCGCAGGTAAGCCCGGGATCCGTCCCGGCACCGCGCGATGAAGCAGCAACCCGCCGAGACGGTCAGCCGACCGTAGTAGGAATCCTGGCCCTTTAG
- a CDS encoding ricin-type beta-trefoil lectin domain protein translates to MTLAATVTGTLNAEAAVPPTPSGFTLTWSDDFNGASGTGIDQSLWKYDTGPGSNFGTGEIETMTNSTSNVYYDGQGHLVLQAQHSGSDPRGGWTSGRVETQSAAFGAPAGGVVRIESVLQQPNVTTANGAGYWPAFWMLGAPLRDGVTWPKSGEIDIMEDINGRSSDFSTLHCGVNPGGPCNESTGIGSGERACAGCQTGFHDYAAEIDRSVSPEQIRFYLDGNNFFTVNANQVDATTWADAVDHPFFIIYDLAIGGGFPDAFGGGPNASTVSGGKLVVDSVAVYNKGAGSGGGGGGGSTTGQTITGPGGKCVDVAGDDTGGDGTAVQLWDCQSAAKDQHWTWSGQTLQTLGKCLDIAGGNSAGGTKLQLATCNSGGYQAWVRQSDGSLRNPASGRCIDSPSGATANGTRLQIWDCNSSGAQNFAIGTPIYGPGGKCVDVAGDDTGGDGTAVQLWDCQQATSLDQKWTWNGQTLRTLGKCLDIAGGANANGTQLQLATCNGGGYQNWVANADGSMSNPTTGRCIDSPSGATANGTRLQIWDCNSSAAQKFALA, encoded by the coding sequence ATGACGCTGGCGGCCACCGTCACCGGGACGCTGAACGCCGAGGCGGCAGTGCCTCCGACGCCGTCCGGCTTCACGCTCACCTGGAGCGACGACTTCAACGGCGCGTCCGGCACCGGCATCGACCAGAGCCTGTGGAAGTACGACACGGGGCCTGGCAGCAATTTCGGTACCGGTGAGATCGAAACCATGACCAACAGCACCTCGAACGTCTACTACGACGGCCAGGGGCATCTGGTGCTCCAAGCGCAGCACTCCGGTTCCGACCCGCGGGGCGGATGGACCTCCGGACGCGTGGAGACCCAGTCGGCGGCCTTCGGCGCCCCGGCCGGGGGAGTCGTACGCATCGAGTCCGTCCTCCAGCAGCCCAACGTCACCACCGCCAACGGCGCGGGCTACTGGCCGGCGTTCTGGATGCTCGGCGCGCCGCTGCGCGACGGTGTGACCTGGCCGAAGTCCGGCGAGATCGACATCATGGAGGACATCAACGGCCGCAGCTCCGATTTCAGCACCCTCCACTGCGGTGTGAACCCGGGCGGACCGTGCAACGAGTCCACCGGCATCGGCTCGGGCGAACGCGCCTGCGCCGGCTGCCAAACCGGCTTCCACGACTACGCGGCGGAGATCGACCGCTCGGTGTCGCCGGAGCAGATCAGGTTCTACCTCGACGGGAACAACTTCTTCACCGTCAACGCCAACCAGGTGGACGCGACGACCTGGGCCGACGCGGTCGACCACCCCTTCTTCATCATCTACGACCTGGCGATCGGCGGCGGCTTCCCGGACGCCTTCGGCGGGGGCCCGAACGCGTCGACGGTCTCCGGCGGCAAGCTCGTCGTCGACTCGGTGGCCGTGTACAACAAGGGCGCCGGCTCCGGCGGCGGAGGCGGCGGCGGTTCGACGACCGGACAGACGATCACCGGACCCGGCGGCAAGTGCGTCGATGTGGCGGGTGACGACACCGGCGGTGACGGCACCGCAGTACAGCTGTGGGACTGTCAGTCGGCGGCGAAGGACCAGCACTGGACCTGGAGCGGCCAGACCCTCCAGACCCTCGGCAAGTGCCTGGACATAGCCGGCGGCAACAGCGCCGGGGGTACGAAGCTGCAGCTCGCCACCTGCAACAGCGGCGGCTATCAGGCATGGGTGCGACAGAGCGACGGCTCGCTGCGGAACCCGGCCAGCGGCCGGTGCATCGACTCACCCTCGGGCGCCACCGCGAACGGCACACGGCTGCAGATCTGGGACTGCAACAGCTCCGGCGCTCAGAACTTCGCCATCGGCACCCCGATCTACGGACCGGGCGGCAAGTGCGTGGACGTGGCGGGTGACGACACCGGTGGTGACGGCACCGCGGTCCAGCTCTGGGACTGCCAGCAGGCGACCTCGCTCGACCAGAAGTGGACCTGGAACGGCCAGACCCTGCGCACGCTGGGCAAGTGCCTGGACATCGCAGGCGGCGCCAACGCCAACGGCACCCAGCTCCAACTCGCCACCTGCAACGGCGGCGGCTACCAGAACTGGGTCGCCAACGCCGACGGCTCGATGTCCAACCCGACCACCGGCCGGTGCATCGACTCACCGTCGGGCGCCACCGCGAACGGCACACGGCTGCAGATCTGGGACTGCAACAGCTCCGCCGCCCAGAAGTTCGCACTGGCATGA
- a CDS encoding shikimate dehydrogenase: protein MNQHSYLVGLIAPEAEFSVSSELHRREAERHHLRYLCRHLDCQRDFGTLLDDCRVFGFSGLGVAASIDHPVEALDGLSRAAARTGTVTAVVYGADGRATGHDTGMEAFTAALARSLPGAALSRVVQVGATGAGVSVAHALAERGVEHLTLIDTDPALASALAEAVNRHTAHRPATAHPAEVLDHHLKQADGLVNALPLTEESDRLAQVLTESLRSDLWICDLDHHPGPGSLAPAARALGCPVLQGGSMLVHAAARNFQLVTGRQAHTSHMLGDFADLTAEPAAHS, encoded by the coding sequence ATGAACCAGCACTCGTACCTGGTCGGGTTGATTGCGCCGGAGGCCGAGTTCTCGGTCAGCTCCGAACTCCACCGCCGCGAAGCCGAACGCCACCACCTGCGCTACCTGTGCCGGCACCTGGACTGCCAGCGGGACTTCGGCACGCTGCTGGACGACTGCAGGGTCTTCGGGTTCTCGGGACTCGGCGTGGCCGCCTCCATCGATCACCCGGTGGAGGCCCTGGACGGACTGTCCCGGGCAGCCGCCAGAACGGGCACGGTCACCGCGGTCGTCTACGGCGCGGACGGCCGGGCCACCGGCCACGACACCGGCATGGAAGCCTTCACCGCCGCCCTCGCGCGGAGCCTGCCTGGCGCTGCTCTCTCCCGGGTCGTGCAGGTCGGCGCGACAGGTGCCGGCGTGTCGGTCGCCCACGCACTCGCCGAGCGCGGCGTGGAACATCTGACCCTGATCGACACCGACCCGGCCCTGGCCTCAGCCCTGGCCGAGGCCGTGAACCGGCATACGGCGCACCGTCCCGCCACAGCCCATCCGGCCGAGGTTCTCGACCATCACCTCAAGCAGGCCGACGGACTCGTCAACGCCCTCCCACTCACGGAGGAATCCGACCGGTTGGCCCAGGTGCTCACCGAGTCGCTGCGCAGCGACCTGTGGATCTGCGACCTTGACCACCACCCTGGCCCCGGATCGCTCGCGCCGGCGGCACGGGCCCTGGGGTGCCCGGTGCTGCAGGGCGGGAGCATGCTGGTCCATGCGGCAGCGCGTAACTTCCAACTCGTCACGGGCCGACAGGCGCACACCTCACACATGCTCGGGGACTTCGCCGACCTGACGGCCGAACCGGCCGCTCACAGTTGA
- a CDS encoding ABC transporter ATP-binding protein, which yields MKVIPGTTAECLSVQELSVHYSGVQAVSSIDFTVEPGQSVGIIGANGAGKTSTLKALMGLVPRSSGSIRLGDKDLTRVKARDMVRHGIGYVPEGRHVFPGLPVEKNLLLGAYSRAWDKDTHQQLEEIYALFPVLKEMRERMAGALSGGQQQMLAIGRALMTRPRLLVLDEPSMGLSPKLVGNILDVLLRLREEGLSLLLVEQNAKLTFGVTSHCIVMENGRVAMRGTSAQLSHDPRVREVYLGL from the coding sequence GTGAAGGTCATCCCCGGCACCACCGCAGAGTGCCTGAGTGTGCAGGAACTGAGCGTGCACTACAGCGGGGTCCAAGCCGTCAGCTCCATCGACTTCACCGTGGAGCCCGGCCAGTCCGTCGGCATCATCGGCGCCAACGGCGCCGGCAAGACCTCCACCCTCAAGGCGCTCATGGGCCTGGTGCCGCGCAGCAGCGGCAGCATCCGTCTCGGCGACAAGGACCTCACCCGGGTCAAGGCCCGCGACATGGTCCGCCACGGCATCGGCTACGTCCCCGAGGGCCGGCACGTCTTCCCGGGGCTGCCCGTCGAGAAGAATCTCCTCCTGGGCGCCTACTCCCGCGCCTGGGACAAGGACACCCACCAGCAACTCGAGGAGATCTACGCCCTCTTCCCCGTGCTGAAGGAGATGCGCGAGCGGATGGCAGGGGCGCTGTCCGGCGGCCAGCAGCAGATGCTCGCCATCGGCCGCGCCCTGATGACCCGGCCGCGCCTGCTGGTGCTGGACGAACCGTCCATGGGCCTGTCGCCGAAGCTCGTCGGCAACATCCTCGACGTGCTGTTGCGGCTGCGCGAGGAAGGACTGAGCCTGCTCCTGGTGGAGCAGAACGCCAAGCTCACCTTCGGGGTGACCAGTCACTGCATCGTGATGGAGAACGGTCGGGTCGCCATGCGCGGCACCTCCGCACAGCTCAGCCACGACCCGCGGGTGCGGGAGGTGTACCTGGGGCTTTGA
- a CDS encoding branched-chain amino acid ABC transporter ATP-binding protein/permease, with protein sequence MKTRIGTTGAIIVAAWVLPYGLGSYTIHVVDIALLYALLAIGMGLAMGISGQINLAQVAFFGVGAYTVAILTTHYGYGFWAAALLAVLATVVTGLFVGIPALRMQSHYLGIVTLGLALGFINWITNAHISGGADGISGVPGPTLPGIDLSSEYLYYYLEAVVFGLALVFGLFVVRTSLGRRLRAMRDDSLAAGAMGAEIPLLRMTAFLLASFYGGLAGVLYSGLIRYVAPETFSIGNMFILLAMVIIGGRRSLVGCVVGAIGLTLVREWLSDFSTYAQLGYGIVVVLMVVFAPTGLAGIPARLRGVYERRRGRESVRAELRPFTPYSPIERSDTAGVLLAVEGVTKQFRGLRALDEVSFAVNDGEIRGIVGPNGSGKTTLFNVISGFYRATAGTVRFAGGDTTTTRPYVLSLAGLSRTFQNLRLFGQLTVRENILVALDRSRTRSIWQYAVWQPGVWAHERRLRAQAAEVLDRFGLADFADADPTALPYGIQRRIEIARAMAARPRLLLLDEPAAGLNGEEVQQLIRIVRSIRDSGTTVILIEHNMGLVMSLCEVVTVLSSGNVIAEGTPQQVVTAPEVIEAYLGESDLAELGMDTPEADQADRAKEATS encoded by the coding sequence ATGAAGACCCGCATCGGCACGACAGGCGCGATCATCGTCGCCGCCTGGGTACTCCCCTACGGTCTGGGGAGCTACACCATCCACGTCGTGGACATCGCCCTCCTCTACGCCCTGCTGGCGATCGGGATGGGCCTGGCGATGGGCATCTCCGGCCAGATCAACCTCGCCCAGGTCGCGTTCTTCGGCGTCGGCGCCTACACGGTGGCCATCCTCACCACCCACTACGGGTACGGCTTCTGGGCCGCGGCCCTGCTCGCCGTCCTGGCCACCGTCGTCACCGGTCTGTTCGTCGGCATCCCAGCCCTGCGGATGCAGTCGCACTATCTGGGGATCGTGACCCTCGGTCTCGCCCTGGGATTCATCAACTGGATCACCAACGCCCACATCTCCGGCGGCGCCGACGGCATCTCCGGTGTACCCGGCCCCACGCTGCCGGGCATCGATCTGTCCAGTGAGTACCTCTACTACTACCTGGAAGCCGTGGTCTTCGGCCTCGCGCTCGTCTTCGGCCTCTTCGTCGTCCGAACCTCGCTAGGCCGTCGTCTGCGCGCCATGCGCGACGACTCCCTGGCGGCCGGGGCGATGGGTGCGGAGATCCCATTGCTGCGGATGACAGCCTTCCTCCTGGCCAGTTTCTACGGCGGCCTCGCCGGAGTCCTCTATTCGGGCCTCATCCGCTACGTCGCACCGGAGACGTTCTCCATCGGGAACATGTTCATCCTGCTGGCGATGGTCATCATCGGCGGCCGCCGGTCCCTGGTGGGCTGTGTGGTCGGAGCCATCGGACTGACCCTGGTCCGGGAATGGCTGTCGGACTTCTCCACCTACGCCCAACTCGGCTACGGCATCGTGGTCGTCCTCATGGTCGTGTTCGCGCCGACCGGTCTCGCCGGCATCCCGGCGCGGCTGCGCGGCGTGTACGAGCGTCGGCGCGGCCGGGAGTCCGTCCGCGCCGAACTGCGGCCCTTCACCCCCTACTCCCCCATCGAGCGTTCCGACACCGCGGGCGTGCTGCTGGCAGTGGAAGGCGTCACCAAGCAGTTCCGCGGACTGCGAGCGCTCGATGAGGTGTCCTTTGCCGTGAACGACGGCGAGATCCGAGGGATCGTCGGTCCCAACGGCTCCGGAAAGACGACCCTGTTCAACGTGATCAGCGGCTTCTACCGGGCGACCGCGGGCACGGTCCGCTTTGCCGGCGGCGACACCACCACCACCCGGCCCTACGTCCTGTCGCTGGCCGGGCTGTCCCGTACCTTCCAGAACCTGCGCCTGTTCGGGCAGCTGACCGTCCGCGAGAACATCCTCGTCGCGCTCGACCGCAGCCGCACCCGATCGATCTGGCAGTACGCCGTGTGGCAGCCCGGAGTGTGGGCGCACGAACGTCGGTTGCGGGCACAGGCTGCCGAAGTCCTCGACCGCTTCGGTCTCGCGGACTTCGCGGACGCCGACCCCACGGCACTGCCGTACGGCATCCAGCGCCGCATCGAGATCGCCCGCGCCATGGCGGCCCGGCCCCGGCTGCTGCTGCTCGACGAACCGGCCGCCGGTCTCAACGGCGAGGAGGTGCAGCAGCTCATCCGCATCGTCCGCTCGATCAGGGACAGCGGCACCACCGTGATCCTCATCGAGCACAACATGGGACTGGTGATGTCGCTGTGCGAGGTGGTCACCGTCCTGTCCAGCGGGAACGTCATCGCGGAGGGCACTCCTCAGCAGGTCGTGACCGCACCGGAGGTCATCGAGGCCTACCTCGGCGAGTCCGACCTGGCCGAGCTCGGCATGGACACTCCCGAGGCCGACCAGGCCGACCGTGCGAAGGAGGCGACCTCGTGA
- a CDS encoding branched-chain amino acid ABC transporter permease: MQDTLQTLVSGLSLGAVYALVAMGFSLVYRTMGLVNFAHADIAMIGAYAASTFYLTSKLPFAVAMVTAIVVTGAIGLVIERVLRPLENKDFDLMLIGTIGFGIVLQAVAVLIWGTTGRAVPSPLHSAPLNILGIRVRTYDLLVMAVAAIAVVALALFLSRTKRGAAMQAVAMDHEAATAVGIDVGRSNALAFAIGAGLAALAGGLVGPMLYVDASLGGALGIKGFAAAMLGGFGSIQGAVVGGIAIGVLDSYAAGHFQGYSVLVTFLVFTVAIMIRPTGIFGERTVSRA; encoded by the coding sequence GTGCAAGACACCCTGCAAACGCTCGTCAGCGGTCTGAGTCTCGGGGCCGTGTACGCCCTGGTCGCGATGGGCTTCTCCCTCGTCTACCGCACGATGGGCCTGGTCAACTTCGCGCACGCGGACATCGCCATGATCGGCGCATACGCCGCGTCCACGTTCTACCTGACGTCGAAACTCCCCTTCGCCGTGGCCATGGTGACCGCCATCGTGGTCACCGGAGCCATCGGCCTGGTCATCGAGCGGGTTCTGCGCCCGCTGGAGAACAAGGACTTCGACCTGATGCTGATCGGCACGATCGGCTTCGGCATCGTGCTCCAGGCGGTCGCCGTCCTCATCTGGGGCACCACCGGCCGCGCCGTCCCCTCACCCCTCCACTCCGCACCCCTGAACATCCTCGGCATCCGAGTACGCACCTACGACCTGCTGGTCATGGCCGTCGCCGCGATTGCCGTCGTCGCCCTGGCCCTCTTCCTGTCACGCACCAAGCGCGGCGCGGCCATGCAGGCGGTCGCGATGGACCACGAGGCGGCCACCGCCGTAGGAATCGACGTGGGCCGCAGCAACGCCCTGGCCTTCGCCATCGGAGCCGGACTGGCCGCCCTCGCGGGCGGCCTGGTCGGCCCCATGCTCTACGTCGACGCATCCCTCGGCGGGGCGCTGGGCATCAAGGGCTTCGCCGCGGCGATGCTCGGCGGTTTCGGCTCGATCCAAGGGGCAGTGGTGGGCGGCATCGCGATCGGCGTCCTCGACTCCTACGCGGCCGGCCACTTCCAGGGCTACTCGGTCCTGGTCACGTTCCTGGTCTTCACCGTGGCGATCATGATCCGGCCCACGGGGATCTTCGGCGAGAGGACGGTCAGCCGCGCATGA
- a CDS encoding ABC transporter substrate-binding protein, which yields MSRISQPSAPRTLFAAAIAVAATLTACSAPGDSDKSGSSDSGPIKIAVVDARSGQLSSLGGWEYKGAKLAVDEWNKKGGINGRKIELKSFDDQGDPTTGTNLARKISSEHYIAMIGTAESAVTIAMAPVLKQAGIPNITSGQSDGLVALKSEFLFLNGPTSTTYDSTLTKHLIQDKGYKKIAMITNNGSYGTGEHDAFTKAVKDLGVTPVTDQVVTTDQKEFSAALTKIRAKKPQVVFIGSEEVEAGLIVKQARDLGITVPFAGAAPQGTPVFTETAGKEAAEGTIVSSPYLGNDVSPAAQKFAAAYKAAYGEDAELHGAKAYDGTSILLTALKNSKVATGKKLADAIRATRYDGLLGQFQYGADGVGITRTSIGVIKSGALVAQN from the coding sequence ATGTCCCGCATCTCCCAGCCTTCGGCCCCACGCACCCTGTTCGCCGCCGCCATCGCCGTGGCCGCGACCCTCACCGCCTGCAGCGCACCCGGCGACTCCGACAAGAGCGGCAGCTCCGACTCGGGCCCCATAAAGATCGCCGTCGTCGACGCCCGCAGCGGCCAGCTCTCCTCTCTGGGCGGCTGGGAGTACAAGGGCGCCAAGCTCGCCGTCGACGAGTGGAACAAGAAGGGCGGCATCAACGGCCGCAAGATCGAGCTGAAGTCGTTCGACGACCAGGGAGACCCGACCACGGGCACCAACCTGGCCCGCAAGATCTCCAGCGAGCACTACATCGCGATGATCGGCACCGCCGAGAGCGCCGTCACCATCGCGATGGCGCCCGTCCTGAAGCAGGCGGGGATACCCAACATCACCTCCGGCCAGTCCGACGGACTCGTGGCCCTGAAGAGCGAGTTCCTGTTCCTCAACGGTCCGACCAGCACCACCTACGACAGCACGCTCACGAAGCACCTGATCCAGGACAAGGGCTACAAGAAGATCGCGATGATCACGAACAACGGCTCCTACGGCACCGGTGAGCACGACGCCTTCACCAAGGCCGTCAAGGACCTCGGCGTCACCCCGGTCACCGATCAGGTCGTCACCACCGACCAGAAGGAATTCAGCGCCGCCCTCACCAAGATCCGCGCGAAGAAGCCGCAGGTGGTGTTCATCGGCTCGGAAGAGGTCGAGGCCGGCCTCATCGTCAAGCAGGCCCGCGACCTGGGCATCACCGTGCCGTTCGCGGGCGCCGCCCCGCAGGGCACCCCGGTCTTCACGGAGACCGCCGGCAAGGAGGCGGCGGAGGGCACCATCGTCAGCTCTCCCTACCTCGGCAACGACGTCAGCCCGGCGGCACAGAAGTTCGCCGCCGCCTACAAGGCCGCCTACGGCGAGGACGCCGAACTGCACGGAGCCAAGGCCTACGACGGCACCAGCATCCTGCTCACCGCGCTGAAGAACAGCAAGGTGGCGACCGGCAAGAAGCTCGCCGACGCGATCCGCGCGACCCGGTACGACGGCCTGCTCGGGCAGTTCCAGTACGGCGCCGACGGCGTCGGCATCACCAGGACCAGCATCGGAGTCATCAAGTCCGGCGCGCTCGTCGCGCAGAACTGA
- a CDS encoding thiamine pyrophosphate-binding protein → MTTVTAAESLVAQLESYGVEYVFGTCGHTNIALLDALGPSSIEFVIARHEQAAAHAADGYARATGRPGVLLTHVGPGMMNAVTGVATAALDSVPLVVITGDIPSYYYGRHPHQEVNLHADADQTAIYRPFCKRTWEVQRVQDIPRVTERAFFTAVSGRPGTVLINVPMDLFNRPVAPYDDGHPLPGHLGRPGLDEATADRIAQELLQAQRPLIYFGGGLRGPRARAELLALAEHLDIPLAHSLMGKGSVSDRHPLLLGMPGFWGLESTHERTKGADVVLALATRFAETDSSSWDATYTWNFPPSRLLQIDIDPAEIGRNYPVHIGAVADVELALEKIGAAVRARRSTPVSRPGLRESIAAARTGVFDAAREAGRSDNFPLRPQRILTDLREALPNDAILVTDVGWNKNGVAQCYELPEEGRFITPGGASTMGFGPAAAVGVQIAQPERVVVALIGDGGMSAQLPAVPMAVEQGAPVIFVVMNNRAHGTIADLQSSSFGRSYGCEFTDAEGRPYSPDFAQYGESCGADGYTVTSPGALRKALDDAIARRRPAVLDVPMVNEPVPTPGHWNIKDIYAGRFPADTL, encoded by the coding sequence GTGACCACCGTGACCGCCGCCGAATCCCTCGTCGCACAGCTCGAGTCCTACGGCGTGGAGTACGTCTTCGGCACCTGCGGGCACACCAACATCGCCCTGCTCGACGCACTCGGCCCGAGCTCGATCGAGTTCGTGATCGCCCGGCACGAACAGGCCGCGGCCCACGCGGCCGACGGCTACGCCCGGGCCACCGGCCGCCCCGGAGTGCTGCTCACCCATGTGGGGCCGGGCATGATGAACGCCGTCACCGGCGTCGCCACGGCCGCCCTGGACTCCGTGCCACTGGTCGTCATCACCGGCGACATCCCCTCCTACTACTACGGTCGGCACCCGCATCAGGAGGTCAACCTCCATGCCGACGCCGACCAGACCGCGATCTACCGGCCCTTCTGCAAGCGCACCTGGGAGGTCCAGCGGGTCCAGGACATCCCGCGCGTCACCGAGCGAGCCTTCTTCACCGCCGTCAGCGGCCGACCCGGGACTGTTCTGATCAATGTTCCGATGGACCTGTTCAACCGGCCGGTCGCGCCCTACGACGACGGCCACCCGCTGCCCGGGCACCTCGGCCGACCCGGCCTGGACGAGGCGACCGCCGACCGGATCGCCCAGGAACTGCTGCAGGCCCAGCGGCCTCTGATCTACTTCGGCGGCGGCCTGCGAGGCCCCCGGGCCCGCGCCGAACTGCTGGCCCTCGCCGAGCACCTCGACATCCCGCTCGCCCACTCCCTGATGGGCAAGGGCAGTGTCTCCGACCGTCACCCCCTGCTGCTGGGCATGCCCGGCTTCTGGGGACTGGAGAGCACCCACGAACGCACCAAGGGCGCCGACGTCGTCCTGGCGCTGGCCACCCGCTTCGCCGAGACCGACTCCAGTTCCTGGGACGCGACGTACACCTGGAACTTCCCGCCGAGCCGGCTGCTGCAGATCGACATCGACCCCGCCGAGATCGGCCGCAACTACCCCGTGCACATCGGTGCCGTGGCGGATGTGGAACTCGCCCTGGAGAAGATCGGTGCGGCGGTCCGGGCCCGCCGGAGCACGCCCGTCTCCCGTCCGGGCCTGCGCGAGAGCATCGCTGCCGCGCGAACCGGTGTGTTCGACGCGGCACGCGAGGCCGGACGCAGCGACAACTTCCCGCTGCGGCCCCAGCGCATCCTGACCGACCTGCGCGAGGCCCTGCCGAACGACGCGATCCTGGTCACCGACGTCGGCTGGAACAAGAACGGCGTCGCGCAGTGCTACGAACTGCCCGAGGAAGGCCGCTTCATCACTCCGGGAGGCGCCTCCACCATGGGCTTCGGGCCAGCCGCGGCCGTCGGCGTGCAGATCGCCCAGCCCGAGCGCGTCGTGGTCGCCCTCATCGGTGACGGCGGCATGAGCGCCCAACTGCCCGCGGTACCCATGGCGGTCGAGCAAGGCGCGCCCGTCATCTTCGTGGTCATGAACAACCGCGCCCACGGCACCATCGCCGACCTGCAGTCCTCGTCCTTCGGACGTTCCTACGGCTGCGAGTTCACCGACGCCGAAGGCCGGCCCTACAGCCCGGACTTCGCGCAGTACGGCGAGTCCTGCGGCGCCGACGGCTACACCGTCACCTCACCCGGCGCCCTGCGCAAGGCGCTCGACGACGCCATCGCCCGCCGCCGCCCGGCAGTCCTCGATGTCCCCATGGTCAACGAACCGGTGCCCACCCCGGGTCACTGGAACATCAAGGACATCTACGCCGGCCGCTTCCCTGCCGACACCCTCTGA